A genomic stretch from Neodiprion fabricii isolate iyNeoFabr1 chromosome 3, iyNeoFabr1.1, whole genome shotgun sequence includes:
- the LOC124178581 gene encoding spondin-2-like isoform X1 has product MADLKMWFLASFLIILPIFVEARVSRNDICKSNTLAVYKLRMDTHWSNETFPKQYPLYRPAAQFSRLLGMVHDPSYVLWRNGNEAKQEIRMVAEKGVGELLEQRQGVQDVFAAPPVVRGVGSTETIFYSDGKHHLVSVISKIVPSPDWFVGLDSYELCSNGRWISNVSVQVGPFDAGTDNGFTFTAPDWPSEPTSPIIAITSQHPDHPANSFYYPELEALPPLATFHITRERIYRATDGLKGSKRRRNKLARTNPVIVPLPNVIGKVTPDGHRHISPHVKRVHRKSSRQAVDCVLGHWSSWSSCSASCGVGFEVRTRKLTKPPKFGGSCSREMQQKRWCGGHTKCIERFFNW; this is encoded by the exons ATGGCAGATCTGAAGATGTGGTTTCTCGCATCGTTCTTAATCATCCTGCCAATTTTCGTCGAAGCAAGAGTATCGCGCAACGATATCTGCAAATCGAATACGTTGGCGGTTTACAAATTACGGATGGACACGCACTGGTCAAACGAAACGTTCCCAAAGCAGTATCCGCTCTACAGGCCAGCTGCTCAATTCTCACGTTTGCTAG GCATGGTGCACGATCCGTCGTACGTATTATGGCGTAACGGAAACGAAGCGAAACAGGAAATTCGCATGGTGGCTGAGAAGGGCGTGGGAGAGCTTCTGGAGCAGAGGCAAGGTGTTCAAGACGTTTTTGCGGCGCCTCCAGTTGTCCGAGGTGTCGGATCTACCGAGACAATCTTCTACTCAGACGGGAAACACCATTTG GTCTCAGTGATATCAAAAATCGTTCCATCGCCAGACTGGTTCGTTGGATTGGACAGCTACGAACTCTGTTCGAATGGAAGATGGATAAGCAACGTATCGGTTCAG GTCGGGCCGTTCGACGCTGGGACCGATAACGGCTTCACCTTCACGGCCCCCGATTGGCCATCGGAACCGACGTCGCCGATAATTGCGATCACGTCACAGCATCCGGATCACCCGGCAAACAGCTTCTACTATCCTGAGCTCGAGGCGCTTCCACCTTTGGCGACTTTTCATATAACCAGG GAACGAATATATAGAGCTACCGATGGCCTCAAAGGGTCGAAAAGGAGGCGGAACAAACTTGCTAGAACTAATCCAGTTATAGTTCCCTTGCCAAACGTCATTGGGAAGGTTACGCCCGATGGTCATCGGCACATATCGCCTCACGTTAAACGTGTGCATAGAAAATCATCAC GTCAAGCTGTAGACTGCGTTTTGGGCCATTGGAGCTCTTGGTCATCCTGCAGCGCATCCTGCGGAGTGGGATTCGAGGTGCGGACCAGGAAACTAACGAAGCCACCCAAGTTTGGTGGTTCTTGTTCAAGAGAGATGCAACAGAAGCGTTGGTGCGGTGGACACACGAAGTGCATCGAGCGTTTCTTCAATTGGTGA
- the LOC124178582 gene encoding protein preli-like, protein MVKYFESSTVFQFSWEQVAQGYWHRYPNPHSTHVLSEDTISREVKNNKLYSKRLLTKTNRVPKWGERFISKNVVKIVEESVVDPKKKTLTTYTRNLGYAKVMSVIEKVVYKVSDENPKWTVAVRSAWIDSQVYGFSRAIQAFGMDRFRKNCAKMSGGFNYVLAHMFPGTAEYMNPSLVQMGYIDKTEQPSIAKLTHAAGDIQHSFHDKAEKMKDAAKKATDLAKQKAGPIYASCQPSQS, encoded by the exons ATggttaaatattttgaaagtaGTACAGTATTCCAATTCAGTTGGGAACAAGTTGCTCAAGGTTACTGGCATCGCTATCCAAATCCTCACAG CACCCATGTCTTATCCGAGGATACGATATCAAGAGAAGTGAAGAACAATAAACTATATTCGAAGAGACTtttaacaaaaacaaacagagTGCCAAAATGGGGTGAACGGTTTATTAGTAAGAATGTAGTGAAAATTGTGGAAGAAAGTGTAGTCGAcccaaaaaagaaaaccttgACTACTTACACGAGAAATTTGGGATACGCCAAAGTTATG AGCGTCATTGAAAAGGTTGTGTACAAGGTGTCCGACGAGAATCCTAAATGGACGGTGGCTGTAAGATCGGCCTGGATCGACAGTCAAGTTTACGGATTCAGCCGGGCGATTCAGGCCTTTGGAATGGACAGATTTAGAAAGAACTGTGCAAAAATGTCGGGTGGATTCAATTACGTTTTGGCTCACATGTTTCCGGGAACCGCGGAATATATGAATCCCAGCCTGGTGCAAATGGGATACATAGATAAG acGGAGCAACCATCCATAGCGAAGTTGACACATGCTGCGGGTGATATCCAGCATTCGTTCCACGATAAGGCTGAGAAGATGAAAGATGCTGCCAAGAAGGCGACCGATCTTGCCAAGCAAAAGGCTGGACCAATTTATGCGTCTTGTCAGCCAAGTCAGTCCTAA
- the LOC124178578 gene encoding uncharacterized protein LOC124178578, which yields MRLYSEGGDFIPEHFDILQFYGETLLFAWHANKLKVWNYDDAAGDSTPRTILVPGKVECVQSFNERIFVTCSTSGVYKLAKNYQFAVLSKSAIGIGAKFYQVFRLEEGYIYLIDKQEKTSKLLLKHKPKEGVTTRFVGLGDKVDKDLLAVMLEESVGDSEICIFSNGYEIYKIAQNSVKILYSSSSPIVDVVKIEKNEKVTSLLYVTKKSAVILMYAKDNELRFEKVKVNNEVKTAYAIMDEVSENVVWIIYSDGTKTYKIRKVLDNDNLKSVELSEKNITCLCSHGSKILGLTSSGELVTVEARLDEKFNNTDDRDNFFNLKPEMLEEINSIVDETCRKVKELQSIDDKLLEQQNVLKRISMSTCEPNILVPKLRVEKRAKQTVLNCEFGQSMPEKCLFSLSVKCCGRKIFVTKQVAENEKQFELSVPDSMLDHELDVTTDLITLAEEGSSWCLIKNCVKDTAGHQPESQISERKINFLKARLTALQNLKVENNLDIAKLNSIINGVRKEFNVA from the coding sequence ATGCGGTTATACAGTGAAGGCGGTGATTTTATTCCGGAGCATTTCGATATCCTCCAATTCTACGGTGAGACTTTATTGTTCGCTTGGCATGCGAACAAATTGAAAGTATGGAACTACGACGATGCGGCAGGCGATTCGACCCCACGGACGATATTGGTTCCGGGAAAAGTTGAAtgcgttcaaagttttaacGAAAGAATTTTCGTCACATGTAGCACGTCGGGTGTTTACAAATTGGCGAAAAATTATCAGTTCGCTGTACTGAGCAAATCTGCGATCGGTATCGGCGCGAAATTTTATCAGGTGTTCAGACTGGAGGAAGGCTACATATACTTGATCGACAAACAAGAGAAAACGTCCAAGCTCCTACTGAAGCATAAACCGAAAGAGGGCGTCACGACACGTTTTGTAGGACTCGGAGATAAAGTCGATAAAGATTTGCTGGCCGTCATGCTAGAAGAATCCGTTGGAGATAGCGAGATATGCATATTCAGCAACGGGTATGAGATTTATAAAATCGCTCAAAACTCGGTGAAAATTCTGTACAGCTCCTCTAGCCCTATCGTCGATGtcgtgaaaattgagaaaaacgaaaaagtcACATCTCTACTGTACGTGACGAAGAAAAGCGCTGTTATTCTTATGTATGCTAAGGACAACGAGCTTCGTTTCGAAAAAGTCAAAGTTAATAACGAGGTTAAAACAGCGTATGCCATCATGGACGAAGTTTCAGAAAACGTCGTGTGGATCATTTATTCCGACGGTACGAAGACTTACAAGATTCGTAAAGTCCTGGATAATGATAATCTCAAGAGCGTCGAGTTGAGTGAAAAGAATATTACCTGCCTATGCAGTCACGGTTCTAAAATTCTAGGACTAACTTCAAGCGGTGAGTTGGTAACAGTGGAAGCAagattggatgaaaaatttaacaatacgGATGACAGAGATAACTTCTTTAACCTGAAACCTGAAATGCTTGAAGAAATCAATTCGATCGTCGATGAGACTTGCAGAAAAGTTAAAGAGCTGCAATCGATCGACGATAAGTTACTCGAGCAACAGAATGTCCTGAAAAGAATCAGCATGTCTACTTGTGAACCGAATATTTTAGTCCCGAAACTGCGTGTGGAAAAAAGGGCGAAACAAACAGTTCTGAACTGTGAATTCGGACAATCTATGCCAGAGAAATGTCTATTTTCATTATCGGTGAAATGTTGCGGgcggaaaatatttgttacgAAACAAGTcgctgaaaatgaaaagcaatTCGAACTCTCTGTTCCGGATTCTATGCTCGATCATGAGTTGGATGTTACCACTGATTTGATCACCTTGGCGGAAGAAGGCTCATCTTGGTGCCTGATTAAAAATTGCGTCAAGGACACAGCGGGCCATCAGCCAGAGTCACAAATATCTGAACGCAAGATCAACTTTCTTAAAGCAAGGCTGACTGCACTGCAAAACCTGAAAGTTGAAAACAACCTAGACATCGCGAAATTAAATTCTATAATAAATGGTGTGAGAAAGGAATTTAATGTcgcttga
- the LOC124178579 gene encoding free fatty acid receptor 4-like, giving the protein MNSSYLWGDDEEWGPRYFFTYYSQFGERNGASGVEVVILAVTFVIAVIANLGIAACVLRYKEMRTPTNLCLVNLAAADLLFALGVPAVAYTRLTQKWRLGDSVCRLLPYSQFVCGFVLLWTLTLISMDRHRCLAVAPYRSALTGPRVVAASLITWVIGASLFLPAAFWFKPKEVNGDVICTLIFPRNESINVSLCFTIPIIILACLLPMGLLVYHYQRIFQRILDTRNRWAVSCVAQGVVEGGTVRRDSELSVVSTLVPWAGRKLSTASMSGRQGRAGSLSHHEEIRLHKHLRVVRILLLNVVAVLVMWLPITIVMFLIYIDGRRPNEDTNFFLKSHHFLWALVIAQLNTVVNPLLYGVFSENFRSCFAKFWGRGRNNDRTGSGERGSGGTGTRKGGRSLEALQDRLGPRTPSSLRTGGRPPKKSSSCSIGSIIEVPSSEKL; this is encoded by the exons ATGAATTCATCTTATCTTTGGGGCGATGACGAAGAATGGGGTCCGAGGTACTTCTTCACCTACTACAGTCAGTTCGGTGAACGAAATGGAGCCAGCGGTGTCGAG gtggttattttggccgtaactttcgtcATCGCCGTGATTGCCAACCTGGGTATCGCTGCCTGCGTTTTACGGTACAAGGAAATGCGGACTCCAACGAATCTCTGCCTCGTCAACCTTGCCGCAGCCGATCTCCTCTTCGCTCTTGGAGTGCCCGCCGTTGCTTACACTAGGCTCACACAGAAATGGAGACTCGGAGACTCTGTTTGCAGACTGCTGCCCTATTCTCAG TTTGTATGCGGTTTCGTGTTGCTCTGGACGTTGACTCTGATATCGATGGACAGGCACAGATGCCTGGCCGTTGCACCGTACAGAAGTGCGCTAACCGGTCCTCGAGTCGTTGCTGCAAGCCTTATCACTTGGGTGATAGGAGCCTCGTTATTTTTGCCAGCCGCCTTCTGGTTCAAACCCAAG GAGGTAAACGGAGACGTTATTTGTACGCTGATATTTCCAAGGAATGAGTCTATCAACGTCTCTTTGTGCTTCACGATACCCATTATCATTCTCGCCTGCCTCTTACCCATGGGACTTTTGGTATACCATTATCAACGGATATTTCAGAGAATATTGGACACCAGAAATAGATGGGCTGTATCCTGTGTAGCGCAG GGTGTCGTGGAAGGCGGAACCGTCCGACGGGACTCCGAATTGTCGGTTGTCAGTACGCTGGTTCCTTGGGCCGGTAGAAAATTGTCAACAGCTTCGATGTCCGGTCGGCAAGGACGCGCAGGAAGTTTGTCCCACCACGAAGAGATTCGTTTGCACAAGCACCTTCGGGTGGTGCGAATCCTGCTGCTAAACGTGGTGGCGGTTCTGGTGATGTGGCTGCCGATCACGATAGTGATGTTCCTGATATACATCGACGGCCGTCGTCCCAATGAGGACACGAACTTCTTCCTCAAGTCCCATCACTTTCTTTGGGCGTTGGTTATCGCCCAGTTGAACACCGTTGTCAACCCGCTGCTCTACGGCgtgttttccgaaaacttccGGTCATGCTTCGCCAAGTTCTGGGGAAGGGGAAGGAACAACGACCGGACCGGAAGTGGAGAAAGAGGAAGCGGCGGGACCGGAACTCGCAAGGGTGGAAGGTCGCTTGAGGCTCTTCAGGACAGATTAGGACCCAGAACTCCTAGCAGTCTGCGAACCGGTGGCAGGCCACCCAAGAAGAGCTCGAGCTGCAGCATCGGAAGCATCATCGAAGTCCCGAGCTCTGAAAAGCTCTAG